CCCTTGGCTTCAAGGTAGACCGTCTTGTACAGTGCCACAAGCTCTTTAAGGTCAGAAGCTTTGAGCTGAGTGTCAAGATTAATGCCTTTGGCCGCCTTAAGGCCTTCTAGTTTTTCTTCAAATAAAGAGTGTGGAATGCCCATGACCTTTCAATACATAAATGAACTTAGCAAGAGAGTATACCCAATAATTACGAATATATTGATTGGAAATACATAACAAGAATACGCAAAATTAAGACCAATCAACAGGTAAAGAATGTATCTAAAACCATTAGACAAGCTATTACATAAATATAATGCAACAATTAGCGCATATAATTAGCTACCTATACAGAAACGACTTACAACATCACCAAACATGTCTAGAAAACGTCTATACGAATCATAAGCAAAGCGTTCTCCACTTTTGGAAGCCAAACCAGCAACCACTTCATCATTAAGGCCAAGGTTAAGGACAGTGTCCATCATGCCAGGCATAGAAATCTACAGGAACAAATAACTGCAATAAGAACAGTTGAATTCATGAactattcaaattcaaatccaaGCAAATCCGTCAAATTAGGGTGTGCCTCTGTAATTTTAATACCAAACAGAGCAGATGGGCTTGGGTGCACGTTCAACCCGCAAATGTTGAAGACGGGACAAGAATAGGATACGTGAATGGAGGAAGTGATTAGGGTTTCGGAGTCGATGATTCAAATACCCAGAAGAAAGGAAAGCTTACCGCAGCACCTGAACGAACAGATAAGAGGAGCGGCTTTGAAGAATCACCAAGTTTGGCTCCCATTTCCTTCTCCACGCTCTCCAAGGCCTCCAGTATCTCTTCCCATAGTCTCTCTGGCAGTTTCTTTCCGCATTGCTGGTACTCCTGGCATGCCTCAGTTGATATTGTGAGACCCGGCGGCACAGATAGGCCAATGCTTGCCATCTCTGCAAGGTTTGCTCCTTTCCCTCCCAACTACAACAATTACAAAAAGAAGATTAGAAAGGTTTAACTAAATGTAGTTCTGCAATCTCACATTGTCATTATATCATATTCATACCAGACGAATCTCGTAACACCTGCTTCGCCATTAACAGAGAACTCAATACTGAGATACATAATTCGTTTGTTCCGAGTTTGATATCCAAACTGCCATTATAACAGTTTTGCCGAGCTTCGGGCCGGGCGTGATTATTCAAGCCCAAATCGGTCTAGCCGGGCCAAATAGTAAATTAGCCCGGCACAGTGTGGACTGGGCTTAGCTTGGGATGGATTTTAGAGATTATAGCTGTGATACTTGTAAACGTGTTTGGCCGTCCACATCTtgtctagggatgtaaatggataatcaaaaatctgactccgatccgcatccgtaacTGTTTTGGGACATCCATATTCGTTTATAaatatccgaaaaaaaatctgaatactctgataaaaatccgtcaaaaaaaaaatctgaatacttaataataaaaaattaaataaatattaatcttgagggtttttgaagtttcaacaagttctagaatatgaggaaaagagcatcatgatgtaagagatatggattgagagtgaattgtatccgctagggggaggaatgTTCGGGTTACAagaggcagaggtgtaaacagatggtcgaaaatctgaattcgatttGCATCTGAAttcatccgaatccgtttagaggtatccgtattcggccagaGAATATCCGGATCTGATCACATCTGATCCATATCCGAGCCTAATcagatccgtttacatccttaatcTTGACCGGATTTGACAtaagaacaagaagtgggatTAGGTAGTAGCGGAAATTAGGAAATCCTATGAACATGGGCTTGCTCTATAAAAATTAGCTCATGGGCTGATGGGCAGGCCTTGGACTTGTTTTCAATCCCCTTAAGATGAATGATCAGAACCTTAGTTTAGCCCAGCACGATTGCACAAaaccaaacaccctgcccgcaACTTCCGGTATCCATTTATTCAAGTGTTATATTACATCTAtatactttaccaaaaaaatatatatatatattacatctaTATAAACTATTTGGGAAAGTGAATGCTACCTGGGCGTATGCAGTACGCTGCCCCTGCTCCCACACACAGAGGCgggcgaaatgaccatcgcACCCCTGGGaaattctgcctttccatgggtgCGCGGCTGTCATTTGGCCCACCCTTGTGTCTGGCGCAGGGGCAGCGcacccaggtagcgttctttgtcccaacaattttaattttattgataagagataaaattaagtctcaatcataaaaaaaaggttttacAGTTCCAAATCAGATGTTTGATTTCCAATCGAAATCAGTGAAGTTTGATTGGGTTGTTGATTCCGATTCctcaaattatattttttttttttgttttggggggggggggtggtggtggagggggTTATTGTATTCTTAATATATTCAATCATCATCATAACGTTAGacaaaggagaaagttttccttcacggAAATAGATTGTCATCATTGTTCATAAATATCTGTTCCTTATTTATGAATGATCAAAAATATCTCTATTATTGTGTGGTAAATAATACAATCTAAAgggaaaactcggtccttagataaataatgcaattatCTAAAGGGACTATCTTATTGATACCCCTTAAGATGTCAAATAATTagtagttttatttatttattatattttatttttgttctattaGATTaacatgtttttctttttagcaATGGTAAAACCTATTATTTGACATGTGTATTTGAAAAATGTGCGAGATAATGAAAATTcttggaaataaaataatagtaagtcactttcaaataatttgaaaaaCTCTTTGAACTCCTAGTTCAAAAAAACTTCTAAAAATAAGGTatgacaatcaaaagaaggttacatatTCTAAATGTCATtcagacaaatttttttttttttaaatatataaatttagggaaaaagcTAAAATTAGTATTGGAAGCTAGCATccagagctctctctctctctctctctctctccatttgaAATGACTCATTTACCCCTCTTGTTTGATGCCCCATCAGCCCATCCTGCACCCCCATTGGTGCCGCCTACTAGCTTACAACACGTGGAGAGGGGATATGCCTATACTCTCCCATAAACTTAATGTTCtatgcaatgttttttttttgctaagttTTTGCATGTAGTGTTCTcaacaaaaataagaagaacGAAGACAGAATTGTGTTTCTCAAGTCCAAATCAGCCCTTTTAATTTCTCAATAAATTTTTTACCCAATATAATAAAGATAAAAGAAGGGGGAAATTCctacccaaataaaaaagaagggggaaatTGCTCACCAAGGACTTCATACCCTTGTGTCCTTCGCTCATTCCTTTGCCAAATGTGAAGACACGCTGTATATGAGAGTAgaagaaaatttataaaaatcagaaacaaatttgaatgaaaatatataacCAAAGAGCTAACAATAAACAACAAACTGAATGCAATTTTTATTAAGTATATCAGAGACGTAGTAGACTGTGTGGTATACAATTCTAAGTTTAGAATGCACTTgaagtaagaaaataaaaaagaatcaaatttcAGAATGTGTTCTAGACTTAGAATCTATTTCTAGaatccataccaaacacagtaATACTATACCTTTTTCATCGTCGGATTCGTTTGTGTCGGGTTTGAGGTGGGAGTCATAACAGCTTGGGGTCTTGACCGGTTGCGTGGTTCACCTTTTTGGTTCGTAGCAGGCTTGTCCTGCACGTTGATCCAACTGTGCTGAACCGCCTTCGAGCCAAGGCGGCTGAAACGAACTGAGAAATGGCTCCGAGTGAGTAGCCCGATCCGGTCTACAAATTTGTTCTTGTGAGGAGTTTGTAGGTTGACGTCAGGTGTTGAACGTACAAACCGAACTTTCATTGTCGTatacattttcaaaatttcagtAATATCCTGGTTCCATTATAATCACCACTTTTAGTATACTAGTCACAAAATCcaattttaaattgaaaaagaaaaaaataatcaaaaggtatttgaattttgaagagGAAAAACACATAAAAGCCCTATTCTACATGAAGGACATCTTCCTCTTTCTTAtcagtagggatgtaaatgaatagtcaaaatctgttttcgtatccgtgtccgtatccgtttaccactatccgaatctgttcAAAAGccaaacggatacggatacagataggctatagctatctgaaaagctatatttacatataaatggataaaatattcgatccgtatccatgtccatatctatttagcactatctggatccgtccgaaagctaatcggatgcggatgcggatatagcactattcgaaccgaatccaatccatttacacccctacctaTCGGTAATGCTGTACGTACACCCATGGGGTCGTTTACACATTAAATTTTAGTCTAATTGATGTTTgtcaaatgataaaataaagctttgaaaatctatGACTATGGAAGAAAGTATCTTTCTATGTCTTAAAACATCTTTATTCGTTAGACCAGAGGATGCGAATTTTATCCTCAATCCATGGGTGATGGTAGTTGGATGAGACTCTAGAAATAATGATAAGTCATTTCCGACTTCATACAATAGGTGGCAGAGGGAATAATGACACTTATGTCTAAATTTTCTTCAGGCAttgtgaagaaaaacttttcaTACATTATTATTGCTTCTTAAACTCGTTTCCCATTGCATCATAGTGCAATTTCTCtcacataaatttttttttttattatgttctctctcctattctaaATATGTGCATCCAAAATAGATAATATCTTTTTTGGAACAACCATTGGTATAGCATGAAGATTCTTCCCCACACTAATATCATGGGGAACCCTCCcccatagaaaaaaaaattttgaaaaatgggagagggttcccaaCGATGCTAATTGGG
This genomic interval from Telopea speciosissima isolate NSW1024214 ecotype Mountain lineage unplaced genomic scaffold, Tspe_v1 Tspe_v1.1043, whole genome shotgun sequence contains the following:
- the LOC122648423 gene encoding pyruvate, phosphate dikinase, chloroplastic-like, with the protein product MYTTMKVRFVRSTPDVNLQTPHKNKFVDRIGLLTRSHFSVRFSRLGSKAVQHSWINVQDKPATNQKGEPRNRSRPQAVMTPTSNPTQTNPTMKKRVFTFGKGMSEGHKGMKSLLGGKGANLAEMASIGLSVPPGLTISTEACQEYQQCGKKLPERLWEEILEALESVEKEMGAKLGDSSKPLLLSVRSGAAISMPGMMDTVLNLGLNDEVVAGLASKSGERFAYDSYRRFLDMFGDVVMGIPHSLFEEKLEGLKAAKGINLDTQLKASDLKELVALYKTVYLEAKGEQFPSDPREQLQLAVKAVFDSWDSPRAIKYRSINQITGLKGTAVNIQCMVFGNMGNTSGTGVLFTRNPSTGEKKLYGEFL